In Thermodesulfobacteriota bacterium, a single genomic region encodes these proteins:
- the clpA gene encoding ATP-dependent Clp protease ATP-binding subunit ClpA, protein MTLSRDLEETLKRAYKQAKERRHEFITLEHILLELTYDPDAGDVLAGCGVDLDSLRSRIEDFFEENMPPIDSEYLPEPQYSAGSQFVLRLAAMHAESADKSQIDGGNILVAMFRVDESHAVYLLTEQGVSRYDIVQYISHGGSKYSKRGKSTSIAKTDTETQQKPKDPLGEFCTDLVQKAREGRLDPLIGRESEIDRTVHILARRRKNNPIFVGDAGVGKTAIAEGLSLRIARGEVPSALEKTSIYALDMGSLTAGTRYRGDFEERLKAIIDSVRGDEKKILFIDEIHTVIGAGAVSGGTLDASNMLKPALSNGEIRCIGTTTLKEYRSVFEKDHALARRFQRIDVYEPSQEECVKILLGLKKYYEDFHKVKYSTPALKAAVELSAKYMNDRRLPDKAIDLIDEAGAEVKLRSAGAAVRQVTVKDIETLVSKIAKIPTRTVKVDDRNRLMTLADDLKKVIYGQDEAVDKLVTAIQMSRSGLSEPMKPVGSFMFAGPTGVGKTELAKQLAEALGIEFIRFDMSEYMEKHTVSRLIGSPPGYVGYEEGGQLTEAVHQKPHAVLLLDEIEKAHEDIFNVLLQVMDHATLTDSNGRKVDFRQIVLILTTNTGSRESSQRTVGFEKDEFEDKSVQAIERYFSPEFRNRLNAVLHFNSLSKEVVEKIVDKMVGQLADRLKVKKVSVELTPEARTFIAEKGYDKQLGARPIQRFIDSEITQKLTQEILFGNLASGGGSVRIVVKDGKLGFEFG, encoded by the coding sequence ATGACGCTTTCAAGAGATCTCGAAGAGACGCTCAAAAGGGCATACAAGCAGGCTAAAGAAAGAAGGCACGAGTTTATCACGCTCGAGCACATACTGCTGGAGCTGACATACGACCCCGACGCGGGCGACGTGCTGGCCGGCTGCGGCGTCGACCTCGACAGCCTGAGGTCGAGGATCGAGGACTTCTTCGAAGAGAACATGCCCCCCATAGATTCCGAATACCTGCCGGAGCCGCAGTATTCGGCTGGTAGCCAGTTCGTTCTGAGACTCGCGGCGATGCACGCGGAATCGGCTGACAAATCGCAGATAGACGGGGGGAACATACTCGTGGCGATGTTCAGGGTGGACGAGTCCCACGCCGTTTATCTCCTGACCGAGCAGGGCGTAAGCCGCTACGACATAGTCCAGTATATATCGCACGGAGGCTCTAAATACTCGAAGCGTGGAAAATCGACCAGCATCGCGAAGACAGATACCGAGACACAGCAGAAACCCAAAGACCCCCTGGGAGAGTTCTGCACCGACCTCGTTCAAAAGGCCCGCGAAGGCAGGCTCGATCCGCTCATCGGACGCGAGTCGGAAATAGACCGCACCGTACACATACTGGCGAGGAGGAGGAAGAACAACCCTATTTTCGTCGGGGACGCGGGAGTCGGGAAGACGGCGATCGCCGAAGGTCTCTCTCTCAGGATAGCACGAGGCGAGGTCCCGAGTGCGCTCGAAAAGACCTCTATCTACGCGCTCGATATGGGGTCGCTCACGGCGGGTACGCGATATAGAGGGGACTTCGAGGAGAGGCTCAAGGCCATTATAGACTCCGTGAGAGGGGACGAGAAAAAGATACTGTTCATAGACGAGATACACACGGTGATAGGCGCGGGAGCCGTTTCGGGGGGCACTCTCGACGCGTCAAACATGCTCAAGCCCGCGTTATCCAACGGCGAGATAAGATGCATAGGCACGACCACGCTCAAGGAATACAGGAGCGTGTTCGAGAAAGACCACGCGCTAGCGCGCAGGTTCCAGAGGATAGACGTTTACGAGCCGAGCCAGGAGGAATGCGTGAAGATCCTCCTCGGTCTCAAGAAATACTACGAGGATTTTCACAAGGTCAAATATTCAACGCCGGCGCTCAAAGCCGCAGTCGAGCTCTCGGCTAAATACATGAACGACAGGAGACTCCCTGATAAAGCCATAGACCTTATAGACGAAGCGGGGGCCGAAGTGAAGCTCAGGTCCGCAGGAGCCGCGGTAAGACAGGTCACGGTCAAGGACATAGAGACGCTCGTCTCGAAGATAGCCAAGATACCGACCCGCACCGTGAAGGTCGACGACAGGAACAGGCTCATGACCCTTGCGGACGACTTGAAGAAGGTCATATACGGCCAGGACGAAGCCGTCGACAAGCTTGTCACGGCGATACAGATGTCCCGCTCCGGCTTGAGCGAGCCGATGAAGCCGGTCGGGAGCTTCATGTTCGCAGGGCCTACAGGGGTCGGCAAGACGGAGCTCGCGAAGCAGCTAGCCGAGGCGCTCGGAATCGAGTTCATCCGCTTCGACATGAGCGAGTACATGGAGAAGCACACGGTCTCCCGCCTCATAGGGTCGCCGCCCGGATACGTCGGGTACGAAGAGGGCGGACAGCTCACCGAAGCAGTCCATCAGAAGCCCCACGCGGTGCTGCTCCTGGACGAGATAGAGAAAGCTCACGAGGACATATTCAACGTTCTCTTACAGGTGATGGACCATGCGACGCTCACCGACTCTAACGGCAGGAAGGTGGACTTCAGGCAGATAGTTCTCATATTAACCACGAACACGGGATCGAGGGAGAGCAGCCAGAGGACCGTCGGGTTCGAGAAGGACGAATTCGAGGACAAGAGCGTCCAGGCGATAGAGAGGTACTTTAGCCCTGAGTTCAGGAACAGGCTTAACGCAGTGCTCCACTTCAACTCGCTCTCTAAAGAAGTGGTCGAGAAGATCGTCGACAAGATGGTCGGGCAGTTAGCAGATAGGCTCAAGGTCAAGAAGGTCTCGGTAGAGCTCACGCCCGAGGCGAGGACTTTTATCGCGGAAAAGGGTTACGACAAGCAGCTCGGGGCGAGGCCCATACAGCGGTTCATAGACAGCGAGATCACGCAGAAGCTCACGCAGGAGATACTGTTCGGTAATCTGGCCTCCGGCGGAGGCAGCGTGAGGATAGTGGTAAAGGACGGCAAGCTGGGGTTCGAGTTCGGATAG
- a CDS encoding zf-TFIIB domain-containing protein: MRKCPKCGKELQTKALGPIDVDECESCKGVWLDAEELGKAEEAADPNINWLDFEIWKHPEKFKSRETDLKCPSCAANTVGIEYGHTGVEINYCPECRGIWLEKDELPKIIESLENEISEKTFSDYLHESIREAKEVVTGHESLMSEWKDLSSILRLMQYRLLVEKPKLIDTLTDLNTLNPFK, translated from the coding sequence ATGAGAAAGTGTCCTAAATGCGGTAAAGAGCTTCAAACGAAGGCCTTGGGGCCTATAGACGTCGATGAATGCGAGTCTTGTAAGGGCGTCTGGCTCGACGCGGAGGAGCTGGGCAAGGCCGAGGAAGCGGCCGACCCCAACATCAACTGGCTCGATTTCGAGATATGGAAGCATCCGGAGAAATTCAAATCGAGGGAGACTGACCTCAAGTGCCCCTCATGCGCCGCCAACACCGTAGGAATCGAGTACGGGCACACGGGAGTCGAGATAAACTATTGCCCCGAATGCAGGGGGATATGGCTTGAGAAGGACGAGCTGCCCAAGATAATAGAGTCGCTCGAGAACGAGATATCCGAAAAGACTTTTTCCGACTACCTGCATGAAAGCATACGGGAAGCAAAAGAGGTCGTGACCGGGCACGAGTCCCTCATGTCCGAGTGGAAAGACCTATCCTCGATTTTGAGATTGATGCAGTACAGGCTCCTCGTCGAGAAACCGAAGCTGATCGATACGCTCACCGACCTCAATACGCTTAACCCGTTTAAGTAA
- a CDS encoding 2-hydroxyacid dehydrogenase, with protein MKIAVFSTKSYDREFLKAANARFGHELVFFEPHLMYETCSLASGFGGVCVFVNDTLNADVLKSLREHGTRLVALRCAGFNNVDLFAAAESGITVVRVPSYSPEAVAEHTVALILSLNRKVHRAYARVREGNFSLEGLLGFNLHDKTFGIIGTGKIGFALAKILKGFGCTVLAYDPYPNPECEAIGVGYTDPSGLYEESDIISLHCPLNPETHHLIDSKALAKMKKGVMLINTSRGAVIDTKAVIDALKSGKIGYLGLDVYEEEGDLFFEDLSNEVIQDDVFARLLTFPNVLITGHQAFFTREALRAIAETTLSNISDFEKGERCVNQITAESCCVIP; from the coding sequence ATGAAGATAGCGGTATTCAGCACGAAATCATACGACCGCGAATTTCTGAAAGCCGCCAACGCCCGGTTCGGTCACGAACTGGTTTTCTTCGAGCCGCACCTGATGTATGAGACCTGCTCATTGGCCTCCGGATTCGGCGGGGTCTGCGTTTTCGTAAACGATACTTTGAATGCCGATGTCCTTAAGTCCCTGAGAGAACACGGAACGAGACTGGTCGCTCTCCGCTGTGCGGGTTTCAATAACGTCGATCTGTTCGCGGCTGCCGAATCAGGTATAACTGTGGTCAGGGTCCCGTCGTACTCGCCCGAGGCCGTAGCAGAGCACACGGTAGCGCTGATCCTGTCGCTCAACCGGAAGGTGCACCGTGCCTACGCCAGGGTCAGGGAAGGGAACTTTTCACTCGAAGGGCTCCTCGGCTTCAACCTGCATGATAAAACATTCGGCATCATCGGCACGGGCAAGATAGGGTTTGCATTGGCGAAAATACTGAAGGGGTTCGGATGCACAGTTCTGGCATACGATCCATATCCCAACCCCGAATGTGAAGCGATCGGGGTCGGTTACACAGATCCCTCGGGACTCTATGAAGAGTCGGACATCATAAGCCTGCATTGCCCGCTAAACCCTGAAACGCATCACCTGATTGACTCAAAAGCGCTGGCGAAGATGAAGAAAGGGGTCATGCTCATAAATACGAGCCGGGGGGCGGTAATCGACACTAAAGCGGTAATAGATGCATTAAAATCCGGCAAGATCGGGTACCTGGGACTCGATGTCTACGAGGAGGAAGGAGACCTGTTCTTTGAGGACTTATCCAACGAGGTCATACAGGACGACGTGTTCGCCCGCCTCCTCACCTTCCCCAACGTGCTGATAACCGGGCATCAGGCGTTCTTTACGCGGGAGGCTCTCCGGGCAATCGCCGAGACGACGCTTTCCAATATTTCCGATTTCGAAAAAGGGGAGCGCTGTGTAAACCAAATCACTGCCGAAAGCTGCTGCGTAATCCCCTAA
- a CDS encoding TetR/AcrR family transcriptional regulator → MNESKTRIASNIKDKDLINVRRQELVNAAVELFVKKGFHKTTVREIAKEFGMSMGALYDYIRTKEDILFLVCDHIHKSVSDKLQSSLVGKKDARENLKNAIRDYFTIIDEIQDYSLLLYQETKSLNRTDRNYILSAEKELVAIFEDIISSGISEKVFKIDRNTARIVAENIMVQGQMWAFRRWSIQKDYTLKNYIRIQTDLILKSIS, encoded by the coding sequence ATGAACGAATCAAAGACACGGATAGCGTCCAACATAAAGGACAAGGACCTGATCAACGTCAGGAGGCAGGAGCTCGTGAACGCCGCCGTCGAGCTGTTCGTTAAAAAAGGGTTCCACAAGACCACTGTACGGGAGATAGCGAAAGAGTTCGGCATGAGCATGGGGGCGCTCTACGATTATATCAGGACGAAGGAGGACATCCTGTTCCTCGTCTGCGACCACATACACAAGAGCGTGAGCGACAAGCTCCAGAGCTCGCTCGTCGGCAAGAAGGACGCAAGGGAGAACCTGAAAAACGCGATCAGGGACTACTTTACGATCATAGACGAGATACAGGACTATTCGCTCCTCCTGTATCAGGAAACGAAATCGCTCAACCGCACGGACAGGAACTACATACTCTCGGCTGAAAAAGAGCTGGTCGCTATCTTCGAGGACATTATCTCAAGCGGCATAAGTGAAAAGGTATTCAAAATAGACAGGAACACCGCAAGGATAGTCGCCGAAAATATAATGGTGCAGGGGCAGATGTGGGCGTTCAGGCGCTGGTCTATCCAGAAGGACTACACACTCAAAAACTACATCAGAATCCAGACGGATCTCATTCTAAAGTCGATCTCATAA
- a CDS encoding acyl-CoA dehydrogenase — protein MSIVKLTEEQDLIQKTAKEFSANKIRPVAAMLDREGRFPKELIDKLGELGFLGIMVPEEYGGSGFDCLTYVIALEEIAVSCASTAIIMSVNNSLVCDPILAFGSEDQKRSYLPDLACGKKLGCFALSEPEAGSDPASMRTSAAKKGKYYVINGTKSWITNGAEADVMILLAATDPSEKHHGISAFIVDMDTPGVKIGKLEHKLGIKASSTAQIFFEDCKVPDTALLGEEGEGFRIAMATLDGGRIGVAAQAVGIARAALEESVRYAKERKAFGKAISNFQGLQFMIADMATRIEASRLLTWQSAVMKDRKENYSKKSAMAKLFSSETAMWVTTKAIQIHGGYGYTVDYPVERFFRDAKITEIYEGTSEIQRNVIARETIKEIQ, from the coding sequence ATGTCGATCGTCAAGCTTACGGAAGAACAGGACCTGATACAAAAGACGGCAAAGGAATTTTCGGCCAACAAGATCAGGCCCGTTGCGGCAATGCTAGACAGGGAGGGCAGGTTCCCTAAGGAGCTGATAGACAAGCTCGGCGAGCTGGGCTTCCTGGGGATCATGGTGCCCGAGGAATATGGCGGGAGCGGGTTCGACTGCCTCACGTACGTCATAGCGCTCGAGGAAATAGCCGTATCCTGCGCCTCGACCGCGATCATCATGTCCGTCAACAACTCCCTCGTCTGCGACCCTATACTTGCTTTCGGCTCGGAGGACCAGAAGCGCTCCTACCTGCCCGACCTCGCGTGCGGTAAGAAGCTCGGCTGCTTCGCGCTGAGCGAACCCGAAGCGGGCTCGGACCCCGCAAGCATGAGGACGTCCGCGGCGAAGAAGGGGAAGTACTATGTCATAAACGGAACGAAATCCTGGATAACGAACGGGGCGGAAGCGGACGTAATGATTCTGTTAGCCGCTACGGACCCTTCGGAGAAACACCACGGCATATCCGCTTTCATCGTCGACATGGATACGCCCGGGGTGAAGATCGGGAAGCTCGAGCACAAGCTCGGTATAAAGGCGTCAAGCACCGCGCAGATATTTTTCGAAGACTGCAAGGTGCCCGATACGGCCCTCCTCGGCGAAGAAGGCGAGGGTTTCAGGATCGCGATGGCGACACTCGACGGCGGGCGGATAGGTGTGGCGGCGCAGGCCGTGGGTATAGCCAGGGCGGCATTGGAAGAGTCGGTCAGGTATGCGAAGGAGAGGAAGGCATTCGGCAAGGCGATATCGAACTTCCAGGGGCTCCAGTTCATGATAGCCGATATGGCTACGAGGATCGAGGCTTCGAGGCTCCTTACCTGGCAGTCGGCGGTCATGAAGGACAGAAAGGAGAATTATTCAAAAAAATCGGCGATGGCGAAGCTTTTTTCCTCCGAGACTGCAATGTGGGTGACAACTAAGGCAATACAGATACACGGCGGGTACGGGTACACAGTGGATTATCCGGTCGAGAGGTTTTTCAGGGACGCGAAGATAACGGAGATATACGAAGGGACTTCGGAGATACAGAGGAACGTGATCGCTAGAGAAACGATTAAAGAAATCCAATAA
- a CDS encoding cupin domain-containing protein produces MPILIEKPTIIEAAGNKPKKIEEFAGRVNSGHTEVSIARMTSPEGWKEPGQRPEFQEVTVVLEGTLIVEHEGGVLEVNAGQAVIADPGEWVRYSTPRPGGARYIAVCIPAFSPGTVNRDRE; encoded by the coding sequence ATGCCTATACTGATCGAAAAGCCGACTATCATCGAAGCCGCGGGGAATAAGCCGAAAAAGATCGAGGAATTCGCGGGAAGGGTTAATTCCGGCCATACGGAAGTCAGCATCGCGCGAATGACGTCGCCCGAAGGCTGGAAGGAGCCAGGGCAGCGACCCGAGTTTCAGGAAGTGACCGTCGTTCTGGAAGGGACACTCATAGTAGAGCACGAAGGGGGCGTTCTCGAAGTAAATGCGGGACAGGCGGTCATCGCCGACCCCGGCGAATGGGTGAGGTACAGCACACCCCGGCCAGGCGGTGCCAGGTACATAGCAGTATGCATACCCGCCTTCTCGCCCGGAACGGTCAACCGCGACAGGGAGTAA
- a CDS encoding DNA-3-methyladenine glycosylase I, protein MMNRCGWCITDPLMIEYHDNEWGVPVHDDRKHFEFIVLDGAQAGLSWQTVLRKREAYREAFDNFDFVKVARYKDKKIAELLQNPGIIRNKLKVNSAVQNARALLDVREEFGTFDEFIWQFVDGKTIHNTWKSLKEIPARTSESDAMSKDMKKRGFNFVGSTICYAYMQAAGLVNDHTTECFRHKELKRNSRNK, encoded by the coding sequence ATGATGAACAGGTGCGGATGGTGCATAACAGACCCGCTTATGATCGAATATCACGATAACGAGTGGGGCGTGCCGGTGCATGATGACCGCAAGCACTTCGAATTTATAGTGCTCGACGGCGCCCAGGCGGGCCTCAGCTGGCAGACGGTGCTCAGAAAAAGAGAAGCCTACCGCGAAGCGTTCGACAACTTCGATTTCGTGAAGGTAGCGCGCTACAAGGATAAAAAAATTGCTGAGCTTCTCCAGAACCCCGGCATAATCAGGAACAAGCTGAAAGTAAACTCCGCGGTACAGAATGCGAGGGCGCTCCTCGACGTGAGGGAAGAGTTCGGGACTTTCGATGAATTCATATGGCAGTTCGTGGATGGAAAAACAATACATAACACCTGGAAGTCCCTGAAAGAGATCCCCGCGAGGACGTCCGAGTCTGACGCCATGAGCAAGGATATGAAAAAGAGAGGGTTCAATTTCGTAGGCTCCACCATATGCTACGCATATATGCAGGCGGCAGGTTTGGTAAACGACCACACGACCGAATGTTTCAGGCATAAGGAGCTCAAGCGTAACTCCCGGAATAAATAG
- a CDS encoding GNAT family N-acetyltransferase, whose translation MDKVTFRPAAKSECMTIARLYSISSDGLSDYIWTTLARPGEDILDVGERRYSNEELPFSYKNCVVAELEGEVIGMLVAFPMYLPDGPNASNEPDPVLVPYAKLERDNCYYIMGVAVLHEYRGRGIGARFLELAAEKALGHGLPQISLIVFEQNEGAKRLYERHGFYEVMREEVVPHELIHYTGYALLMVKDIG comes from the coding sequence TTGGACAAAGTTACGTTCCGCCCGGCGGCAAAGAGCGAGTGCATGACTATCGCGCGTCTCTACAGCATCTCCTCAGACGGGCTATCGGACTATATATGGACGACGCTCGCCCGGCCGGGAGAGGACATTCTCGATGTGGGCGAAAGGCGGTATTCGAACGAAGAATTACCGTTCAGCTACAAGAACTGCGTCGTGGCGGAGCTGGAAGGCGAGGTCATTGGCATGCTCGTCGCGTTCCCGATGTATCTGCCCGACGGCCCTAACGCGTCGAACGAGCCCGACCCGGTCTTAGTACCCTATGCAAAGCTCGAGAGAGACAACTGCTACTACATCATGGGGGTCGCTGTTCTCCATGAATACAGAGGGAGGGGGATAGGGGCGAGGTTTCTGGAGCTTGCCGCTGAAAAGGCACTCGGGCACGGCCTCCCTCAGATAAGTCTCATAGTGTTCGAGCAGAACGAAGGGGCGAAAAGGCTCTACGAGCGTCACGGGTTTTATGAAGTAATGCGGGAAGAGGTAGTCCCTCACGAGCTCATTCACTACACGGGATACGCGCTTCTTATGGTCAAGGACATCGGGTAA
- a CDS encoding DEAD/DEAH box helicase gives MKTFESFGLSERTLGVLTQKGYEVPTKIQELVIPVVMEGDDDIVAQAQTGTGKTAAFGIPLVELLPEKSRTVQALVLTPTRELAIQVAEEINSLKGWKELSIIPVYGGQSMSFQLRSLRKGVDVVVGTPGRILDHLRQGTLRLDSISYLILDEADEMLDMGFIDDVREIIGYTGPNKRTMLFSATMPHEVIQIAKSYMRTYETLKVEQEQLTVSQTDQIYFEVANADKFEALCRIIDIEEEFYGLVFCRTKVDADKVAGKLMKRGYDADALHGDMSQNQRERTLNKFKNRQLNILVATDVAARGIDVQNLTHVINYALPQDSKSYVHRVGRTGRAGKEGNAITFITPEEYRKLKFISRETKTDIRKAKLPRVKDVIETRKKRVKSELENIFSTPPGVEYYELSKELLDGKNPVDIIASLLHHTFKDELDEKNYTEIGDAVVDMKGKTRLFVTRGRQHRLTPKKLVDFIRNKCSINSDKINDIRIHDKFSFVTLPFHEAEVLLSYFKERKKGPEPFIMKAKETREHV, from the coding sequence ATGAAAACATTTGAAAGTTTCGGTTTATCCGAAAGGACGCTCGGCGTCCTCACGCAAAAGGGGTACGAGGTACCGACCAAGATACAGGAGCTAGTCATTCCGGTCGTAATGGAGGGGGACGACGACATAGTCGCCCAGGCACAGACAGGTACGGGCAAGACGGCTGCGTTCGGTATCCCGCTCGTCGAGCTACTTCCTGAGAAGTCGAGGACGGTCCAGGCTCTTGTGCTCACGCCCACGCGCGAGCTCGCCATACAGGTCGCGGAGGAGATAAATTCCTTAAAGGGCTGGAAGGAGCTAAGCATCATCCCCGTTTACGGCGGGCAGTCGATGAGCTTCCAGCTGAGGAGCCTCAGAAAAGGCGTCGACGTCGTCGTCGGGACGCCGGGCAGGATACTCGACCATCTCCGGCAAGGGACGCTCAGGCTCGACAGTATCTCATACCTTATCCTCGACGAGGCGGACGAGATGCTCGATATGGGGTTTATAGACGACGTGCGCGAGATAATCGGCTACACCGGGCCCAACAAGCGCACGATGCTCTTTTCCGCTACCATGCCTCACGAGGTCATTCAGATCGCCAAAAGCTACATGCGCACCTACGAGACCCTCAAGGTCGAACAGGAGCAGCTCACCGTCAGCCAGACCGACCAGATATATTTCGAGGTCGCGAACGCGGACAAGTTCGAGGCCTTATGCAGGATTATCGACATAGAAGAAGAATTTTACGGCCTCGTCTTTTGCAGGACCAAGGTGGACGCGGACAAGGTTGCGGGAAAGCTGATGAAGCGGGGCTACGACGCTGACGCGCTCCACGGCGATATGTCGCAGAACCAGAGGGAGAGGACGCTCAACAAGTTCAAGAACCGGCAGCTCAATATCCTAGTTGCCACGGACGTTGCGGCGAGGGGCATAGACGTCCAGAACCTCACGCATGTGATAAATTACGCCCTCCCTCAGGACTCCAAATCATACGTGCACAGGGTTGGACGTACCGGGCGCGCCGGCAAGGAAGGTAACGCCATAACGTTCATCACCCCCGAAGAGTACAGGAAGCTCAAGTTCATAAGCAGGGAAACGAAGACGGATATCCGCAAGGCGAAGCTCCCCCGCGTTAAGGACGTGATAGAGACGAGGAAGAAGAGGGTGAAGTCGGAGCTCGAAAATATTTTCAGCACCCCTCCGGGCGTTGAGTATTACGAGCTCTCGAAGGAGCTCCTCGATGGCAAGAACCCTGTGGATATTATAGCGTCCCTCCTCCATCACACATTCAAGGACGAGCTCGACGAGAAGAACTACACCGAGATCGGGGACGCGGTCGTGGACATGAAGGGCAAAACCCGCCTATTCGTTACGAGGGGCAGGCAGCACAGGCTCACTCCCAAGAAGCTCGTGGATTTCATACGGAACAAGTGCAGCATCAACAGCGACAAGATAAACGACATAAGGATCCACGATAAATTCTCGTTCGTGACTCTGCCGTTCCATGAAGCCGAGGTATTACTTTCGTATTTCAAGGAAAGGAAGAAGGGCCCGGAGCCTTTCATAATGAAGGCCAAAGAGACGCGCGAGCATGTTTAA
- a CDS encoding transcriptional repressor: MKTKSEGAENPDDLKAIFHAKRLKCTPQRLAVLKVLRESGAYLSINTLDKRVKELLPGTGLATVYRALETLEDLNLVVKVHLEDGCHSYAVAPEGHRHPVVCTECSKVIEFAECPLDTLSEKLSKDTGVHIDNHFLQLFGKCRECQA, translated from the coding sequence ATGAAAACGAAATCGGAAGGGGCCGAGAATCCTGATGATCTGAAGGCGATTTTTCACGCGAAGAGGCTCAAATGCACGCCCCAGAGGCTGGCCGTGCTCAAAGTGCTCAGGGAAAGCGGGGCCTATTTGTCCATAAACACGCTCGACAAAAGGGTGAAGGAGCTCCTTCCCGGCACGGGGCTCGCGACCGTGTACAGGGCGTTAGAGACTCTCGAAGACCTCAACCTCGTAGTCAAGGTGCATCTCGAAGACGGGTGCCACAGCTACGCCGTCGCGCCAGAGGGGCACAGGCACCCGGTAGTCTGCACGGAGTGCAGCAAGGTCATCGAATTCGCCGAGTGCCCGCTAGATACGCTCTCCGAGAAGCTGTCTAAGGACACAGGGGTACACATTGACAACCATTTCCTTCAGCTCTTCGGGAAATGCAGGGAATGTCAGGCCTGA
- a CDS encoding energy-coupling factor ABC transporter permease, translating into MSHMHIPDGVLPVWIVTAGWIATAIILSFSIRRVGGIDLKRKIPLIGIISALMIVGMTLEIVPIAYHINLTVLAGIVLGPALAFIAVFIVDLLISMFGHGGVTVVGLNTIIIGAEAVLGYYLFQLFREVMRNKSIFWESTLAALLSLFLSTSIMLGVVYASHVSPEKIEDIKHLVSGTGGGTGEMQTREDGINFPRFAKAVFILCPLGWILESVITGLVVKYVFRVRPDLILPQQA; encoded by the coding sequence ATGTCTCACATGCACATACCCGACGGGGTCCTCCCCGTCTGGATAGTAACAGCGGGCTGGATAGCGACCGCGATCATACTCTCGTTCTCTATAAGGAGGGTGGGCGGCATAGACCTCAAGCGCAAGATACCGCTCATCGGCATTATATCGGCGCTCATGATAGTCGGTATGACGCTTGAGATCGTACCGATCGCATACCATATCAACCTGACCGTGCTCGCGGGCATCGTGCTCGGTCCCGCGCTCGCTTTCATCGCAGTTTTCATCGTCGATCTGCTCATTTCCATGTTCGGGCACGGCGGCGTGACAGTAGTGGGATTAAACACGATAATCATAGGGGCTGAAGCGGTGCTGGGTTACTATTTATTTCAATTGTTCAGGGAGGTTATGAGGAATAAATCCATTTTCTGGGAATCCACGCTGGCAGCCCTCCTGAGCCTTTTCCTGAGCACTTCGATAATGCTCGGTGTAGTGTACGCGTCCCACGTGAGCCCGGAGAAGATAGAGGATATAAAACACCTTGTTTCGGGAACGGGCGGCGGGACTGGCGAAATGCAGACACGGGAGGACGGGATTAATTTTCCCAGGTTCGCGAAGGCGGTCTTCATACTCTGCCCGCTCGGATGGATCCTCGAATCGGTCATAACGGGTCTCGTCGTCAAATATGTATTCCGGGTCAGGCCCGACCTGATCCTGCCTCAGCAGGCATAG